A single window of Lepeophtheirus salmonis chromosome 2, UVic_Lsal_1.4, whole genome shotgun sequence DNA harbors:
- the LOC121113814 gene encoding uncharacterized protein isoform X4, whose translation MSGRCEVAGCLGLKGTRLFTFPDEPKRRELWQSFCKRGEDIKRIQDPRICLRHFSDSAFQKVKRKSRFSCLNKDAVPSLFFGRDDTTVDDESDSERESREEDDNVNGGELSSQASLDTTLGESSSFLTSLESSGSEKNINSSSSDSSTSCSSSDETTSREQLQIDNISINNCTSTCPDQTASREDLPINNTSIYTHTSTCLDETASMEDLQINPTSINIHNITCTSPDQTTSREDRQINNTSIYNHTSTCLDETASMEDLQINSTSINTHTISSTFSDQTASKQDLPINNTSIYTHTSTTLEETTCGEDGTMENNIEMLSVEAEEKETGDDIVVATETQCDNNVEKNEIQVVVSKDVGANQVNVSGSFLLMMKHQEKENMRFIHEPPPSKG comes from the exons ATGTCAGGACGGTGCGAGGTAGCCGGATGTTTGGGACTTAAAGGAACTCGACTTTTTACTTTCCCGGATGAGCCAAAGAGGAGAGAGCTCTGGCAATCCTTTTGCAAGAGGGGAGAAGACATAAAAAGGATACAAGATCCTAGGATTTGCCTAAGACATTTTTCCGACTCTGCCTTTCAAAAGGTAAAAAGAAAGAGTCGATTCTCATGTCTGAATAAGGATGCAGTTCCGTCCCTTTTTTTCGGTCGTGATGATACTACAGTAGATGATGAATCAGACTCTGAAAGGGAGTCCCGAGAAGAGGATGATAATGTTAACGGTGGAGAATTATCCTCTCAAGCCTCTCTTGATACCACTCTTGGAGAATCATCGTCCTTTCTCACCTCTTTAGAATCCTCAGGatcggaaaaaaatattaatagtagtaGTAGCGATTCGAGTACTAGTTGTTCCAGCTCTGATGAAACTACATCTAGGGAACAGCTTCAGATTGATAATATAAGTATCAATAATTGCACTAGTACCTGTCCGGATCAAACTGCATCTAGAGAAGATCTTCCGATTAATAATACTAGCATATATACTCATACTAGTACATGTCTGGATGAAACTGCATCAATGGAAGATCTCCAGATTAACCCTACTAGTATCAATATTCATAACATTACTTGTACTAGTCCAGATCAAACTACATCAAGAGAAGATCGTCAGATTAATAATACTAGTATATATAATCATACCAGTACTTGTCTGGATGAAACTGCATCAATGGAAGATCTTCAGATTAACTCTACTAGTATCAATACTCATACAATTAGTAGTACTTTTTCGGATCAAACTGCATCAAAACAAGATCTTCCTATTAATAATACTAGTATCTATACTCATACTAGTACCACTTTGGAGGAAACTACATGTGGGGAAGATGGTACGATGGAAAACAATATAGAAATGCTTAGTGTCGAAgcagaagaaaaagaaacaggaGACGACATAGTAGTAGCGACAGAAACTCAATGTGATAATAATGTGGAGAAGAATGAGATTCAAGTCGTTGTCTCAAAGGACGTTGGAGCAAATCAAGTTAATGTATCTGGATCGTTCCTTCTCATGATGAAACATCAGGAAAAGGAAAACATGCGCTTCATTCATGAG CCTCCACCGTCAAAAGggtaa
- the LOC121113814 gene encoding uncharacterized protein isoform X3 encodes MSGRCEVAGCLGLKGTRLFTFPDEPKRRELWQSFCKRGEDIKRIQDPRICLRHFSDSAFQKVKRKSRFSCLNKDAVPSLFFGRDDTTVDDESDSERESREEDDNVNGGELSSQASLDTTLGESSSFLTSLESSGSEKNINSSSSDSSTSCSSSDETTSREQLQIDNISINNCTSTCPDQTASREDLPINNTSIYTHTSTCLDETASMEDLQINPTSINIHNITCTSPDQTTSREDRQINNTSIYNHTSTCLDETASMEDLQINSTSINTHTISSTFSDQTASKQDLPINNTSIYTHTSTTLEETTCGEDGTMENNIEMLSVEAEEKETGDDIVVATETQCDNNVEKNEIQVVVSKDVGANQVNVSGSFLLMMKHQEKENMRFIHETSCFNHS; translated from the exons ATGTCAGGACGGTGCGAGGTAGCCGGATGTTTGGGACTTAAAGGAACTCGACTTTTTACTTTCCCGGATGAGCCAAAGAGGAGAGAGCTCTGGCAATCCTTTTGCAAGAGGGGAGAAGACATAAAAAGGATACAAGATCCTAGGATTTGCCTAAGACATTTTTCCGACTCTGCCTTTCAAAAGGTAAAAAGAAAGAGTCGATTCTCATGTCTGAATAAGGATGCAGTTCCGTCCCTTTTTTTCGGTCGTGATGATACTACAGTAGATGATGAATCAGACTCTGAAAGGGAGTCCCGAGAAGAGGATGATAATGTTAACGGTGGAGAATTATCCTCTCAAGCCTCTCTTGATACCACTCTTGGAGAATCATCGTCCTTTCTCACCTCTTTAGAATCCTCAGGatcggaaaaaaatattaatagtagtaGTAGCGATTCGAGTACTAGTTGTTCCAGCTCTGATGAAACTACATCTAGGGAACAGCTTCAGATTGATAATATAAGTATCAATAATTGCACTAGTACCTGTCCGGATCAAACTGCATCTAGAGAAGATCTTCCGATTAATAATACTAGCATATATACTCATACTAGTACATGTCTGGATGAAACTGCATCAATGGAAGATCTCCAGATTAACCCTACTAGTATCAATATTCATAACATTACTTGTACTAGTCCAGATCAAACTACATCAAGAGAAGATCGTCAGATTAATAATACTAGTATATATAATCATACCAGTACTTGTCTGGATGAAACTGCATCAATGGAAGATCTTCAGATTAACTCTACTAGTATCAATACTCATACAATTAGTAGTACTTTTTCGGATCAAACTGCATCAAAACAAGATCTTCCTATTAATAATACTAGTATCTATACTCATACTAGTACCACTTTGGAGGAAACTACATGTGGGGAAGATGGTACGATGGAAAACAATATAGAAATGCTTAGTGTCGAAgcagaagaaaaagaaacaggaGACGACATAGTAGTAGCGACAGAAACTCAATGTGATAATAATGTGGAGAAGAATGAGATTCAAGTCGTTGTCTCAAAGGACGTTGGAGCAAATCAAGTTAATGTATCTGGATCGTTCCTTCTCATGATGAAACATCAGGAAAAGGAAAACATGCGCTTCATTCATGAG ACTAGCTGTTTTAACCACTCTTAG
- the LOC121113814 gene encoding uncharacterized protein isoform X2, with protein sequence MSGRCEVAGCLGLKGTRLFTFPDEPKRRELWQSFCKRGEDIKRIQDPRICLRHFSDSAFQKVKRKSRFSCLNKDAVPSLFFGRDDTTVDDESDSERESREEDDNVNGGELSSQASLDTTLGESSSFLTSLESSGSEKNINSSSSDSSTSCSSSDETTSREQLQIDNISINNCTSTCPDQTASREDLPINNTSIYTHTSTCLDETASMEDLQINPTSINIHNITCTSPDQTTSREDRQINNTSIYNHTSTCLDETASMEDLQINSTSINTHTISSTFSDQTASKQDLPINNTSIYTHTSTTLEETTCGEDGTMENNIEMLSVEAEEKETGDDIVVATETQCDNNVEKNEIQVVVSKDVGANQVNVSGSFLLMMKHQEKENMRFIHELTGIFLHDHQD encoded by the exons ATGTCAGGACGGTGCGAGGTAGCCGGATGTTTGGGACTTAAAGGAACTCGACTTTTTACTTTCCCGGATGAGCCAAAGAGGAGAGAGCTCTGGCAATCCTTTTGCAAGAGGGGAGAAGACATAAAAAGGATACAAGATCCTAGGATTTGCCTAAGACATTTTTCCGACTCTGCCTTTCAAAAGGTAAAAAGAAAGAGTCGATTCTCATGTCTGAATAAGGATGCAGTTCCGTCCCTTTTTTTCGGTCGTGATGATACTACAGTAGATGATGAATCAGACTCTGAAAGGGAGTCCCGAGAAGAGGATGATAATGTTAACGGTGGAGAATTATCCTCTCAAGCCTCTCTTGATACCACTCTTGGAGAATCATCGTCCTTTCTCACCTCTTTAGAATCCTCAGGatcggaaaaaaatattaatagtagtaGTAGCGATTCGAGTACTAGTTGTTCCAGCTCTGATGAAACTACATCTAGGGAACAGCTTCAGATTGATAATATAAGTATCAATAATTGCACTAGTACCTGTCCGGATCAAACTGCATCTAGAGAAGATCTTCCGATTAATAATACTAGCATATATACTCATACTAGTACATGTCTGGATGAAACTGCATCAATGGAAGATCTCCAGATTAACCCTACTAGTATCAATATTCATAACATTACTTGTACTAGTCCAGATCAAACTACATCAAGAGAAGATCGTCAGATTAATAATACTAGTATATATAATCATACCAGTACTTGTCTGGATGAAACTGCATCAATGGAAGATCTTCAGATTAACTCTACTAGTATCAATACTCATACAATTAGTAGTACTTTTTCGGATCAAACTGCATCAAAACAAGATCTTCCTATTAATAATACTAGTATCTATACTCATACTAGTACCACTTTGGAGGAAACTACATGTGGGGAAGATGGTACGATGGAAAACAATATAGAAATGCTTAGTGTCGAAgcagaagaaaaagaaacaggaGACGACATAGTAGTAGCGACAGAAACTCAATGTGATAATAATGTGGAGAAGAATGAGATTCAAGTCGTTGTCTCAAAGGACGTTGGAGCAAATCAAGTTAATGTATCTGGATCGTTCCTTCTCATGATGAAACATCAGGAAAAGGAAAACATGCGCTTCATTCATGAG ctaaccggaatttttttacatgatcaTCAAGACTAG
- the LOC121113814 gene encoding uncharacterized protein isoform X5 has protein sequence MSGRCEVAGCLGLKGTRLFTFPDEPKRRELWQSFCKRGEDIKRIQDPRICLRHFSDSAFQKVKRKSRFSCLNKDAVPSLFFGRDDTTVDDESDSERESREEDDNVNGGELSSQASLDTTLGESSSFLTSLESSGSEKNINSSSSDSSTSCSSSDETTSREQLQIDNISINNCTSTCPDQTASREDLPINNTSIYTHTSTCLDETASMEDLQINPTSINIHNITCTSPDQTTSREDRQINNTSIYNHTSTCLDETASMEDLQINSTSINTHTISSTFSDQTASKQDLPINNTSIYTHTSTTLEETTCGEDGTMENNIEMLSVEAEEKETGDDIVVATETQCDNNVEKNEIQVVVSKDVGANQVNVSGSFLLMMKHQEKENMRFIHENHLP, from the exons ATGTCAGGACGGTGCGAGGTAGCCGGATGTTTGGGACTTAAAGGAACTCGACTTTTTACTTTCCCGGATGAGCCAAAGAGGAGAGAGCTCTGGCAATCCTTTTGCAAGAGGGGAGAAGACATAAAAAGGATACAAGATCCTAGGATTTGCCTAAGACATTTTTCCGACTCTGCCTTTCAAAAGGTAAAAAGAAAGAGTCGATTCTCATGTCTGAATAAGGATGCAGTTCCGTCCCTTTTTTTCGGTCGTGATGATACTACAGTAGATGATGAATCAGACTCTGAAAGGGAGTCCCGAGAAGAGGATGATAATGTTAACGGTGGAGAATTATCCTCTCAAGCCTCTCTTGATACCACTCTTGGAGAATCATCGTCCTTTCTCACCTCTTTAGAATCCTCAGGatcggaaaaaaatattaatagtagtaGTAGCGATTCGAGTACTAGTTGTTCCAGCTCTGATGAAACTACATCTAGGGAACAGCTTCAGATTGATAATATAAGTATCAATAATTGCACTAGTACCTGTCCGGATCAAACTGCATCTAGAGAAGATCTTCCGATTAATAATACTAGCATATATACTCATACTAGTACATGTCTGGATGAAACTGCATCAATGGAAGATCTCCAGATTAACCCTACTAGTATCAATATTCATAACATTACTTGTACTAGTCCAGATCAAACTACATCAAGAGAAGATCGTCAGATTAATAATACTAGTATATATAATCATACCAGTACTTGTCTGGATGAAACTGCATCAATGGAAGATCTTCAGATTAACTCTACTAGTATCAATACTCATACAATTAGTAGTACTTTTTCGGATCAAACTGCATCAAAACAAGATCTTCCTATTAATAATACTAGTATCTATACTCATACTAGTACCACTTTGGAGGAAACTACATGTGGGGAAGATGGTACGATGGAAAACAATATAGAAATGCTTAGTGTCGAAgcagaagaaaaagaaacaggaGACGACATAGTAGTAGCGACAGAAACTCAATGTGATAATAATGTGGAGAAGAATGAGATTCAAGTCGTTGTCTCAAAGGACGTTGGAGCAAATCAAGTTAATGTATCTGGATCGTTCCTTCTCATGATGAAACATCAGGAAAAGGAAAACATGCGCTTCATTCATGAG aatCATCTGCCTTAA
- the LOC121113814 gene encoding uncharacterized protein isoform X6, producing the protein MSGRCEVAGCLGLKGTRLFTFPDEPKRRELWQSFCKRGEDIKRIQDPRICLRHFSDSAFQKVKRKSRFSCLNKDAVPSLFFGRDDTTVDDESDSERESREEDDNVNGGELSSQASLDTTLGESSSFLTSLESSGSEKNINSSSSDSSTSCSSSDETTSREQLQIDNISINNCTSTCPDQTASREDLPINNTSIYTHTSTCLDETASMEDLQINPTSINIHNITCTSPDQTTSREDRQINNTSIYNHTSTCLDETASMEDLQINSTSINTHTISSTFSDQTASKQDLPINNTSIYTHTSTTLEETTCGEDGTMENNIEMLSVEAEEKETGDDIVVATETQCDNNVEKNEIQVVVSKDVGANQVNVSGSFLLMMKHQEKENMRFIHEL; encoded by the exons ATGTCAGGACGGTGCGAGGTAGCCGGATGTTTGGGACTTAAAGGAACTCGACTTTTTACTTTCCCGGATGAGCCAAAGAGGAGAGAGCTCTGGCAATCCTTTTGCAAGAGGGGAGAAGACATAAAAAGGATACAAGATCCTAGGATTTGCCTAAGACATTTTTCCGACTCTGCCTTTCAAAAGGTAAAAAGAAAGAGTCGATTCTCATGTCTGAATAAGGATGCAGTTCCGTCCCTTTTTTTCGGTCGTGATGATACTACAGTAGATGATGAATCAGACTCTGAAAGGGAGTCCCGAGAAGAGGATGATAATGTTAACGGTGGAGAATTATCCTCTCAAGCCTCTCTTGATACCACTCTTGGAGAATCATCGTCCTTTCTCACCTCTTTAGAATCCTCAGGatcggaaaaaaatattaatagtagtaGTAGCGATTCGAGTACTAGTTGTTCCAGCTCTGATGAAACTACATCTAGGGAACAGCTTCAGATTGATAATATAAGTATCAATAATTGCACTAGTACCTGTCCGGATCAAACTGCATCTAGAGAAGATCTTCCGATTAATAATACTAGCATATATACTCATACTAGTACATGTCTGGATGAAACTGCATCAATGGAAGATCTCCAGATTAACCCTACTAGTATCAATATTCATAACATTACTTGTACTAGTCCAGATCAAACTACATCAAGAGAAGATCGTCAGATTAATAATACTAGTATATATAATCATACCAGTACTTGTCTGGATGAAACTGCATCAATGGAAGATCTTCAGATTAACTCTACTAGTATCAATACTCATACAATTAGTAGTACTTTTTCGGATCAAACTGCATCAAAACAAGATCTTCCTATTAATAATACTAGTATCTATACTCATACTAGTACCACTTTGGAGGAAACTACATGTGGGGAAGATGGTACGATGGAAAACAATATAGAAATGCTTAGTGTCGAAgcagaagaaaaagaaacaggaGACGACATAGTAGTAGCGACAGAAACTCAATGTGATAATAATGTGGAGAAGAATGAGATTCAAGTCGTTGTCTCAAAGGACGTTGGAGCAAATCAAGTTAATGTATCTGGATCGTTCCTTCTCATGATGAAACATCAGGAAAAGGAAAACATGCGCTTCATTCATGAG ctatga
- the LOC121113814 gene encoding uncharacterized protein isoform X7, whose amino-acid sequence MSGRCEVAGCLGLKGTRLFTFPDEPKRRELWQSFCKRGEDIKRIQDPRICLRHFSDSAFQKVKRKSRFSCLNKDAVPSLFFGRDDTTVDDESDSERESREEDDNVNGGELSSQASLDTTLGESSSFLTSLESSGSEKNINSSSSDSSTSCSSSDETTSREQLQIDNISINNCTSTCPDQTASREDLPINNTSIYTHTSTCLDETASMEDLQINPTSINIHNITCTSPDQTTSREDRQINNTSIYNHTSTCLDETASMEDLQINSTSINTHTISSTFSDQTASKQDLPINNTSIYTHTSTTLEETTCGEDGTMENNIEMLSVEAEEKETGDDIVVATETQCDNNVEKNEIQVVVSKDVGANQVNVSGSFLLMMKHQEKENMRFIHE is encoded by the exons ATGTCAGGACGGTGCGAGGTAGCCGGATGTTTGGGACTTAAAGGAACTCGACTTTTTACTTTCCCGGATGAGCCAAAGAGGAGAGAGCTCTGGCAATCCTTTTGCAAGAGGGGAGAAGACATAAAAAGGATACAAGATCCTAGGATTTGCCTAAGACATTTTTCCGACTCTGCCTTTCAAAAGGTAAAAAGAAAGAGTCGATTCTCATGTCTGAATAAGGATGCAGTTCCGTCCCTTTTTTTCGGTCGTGATGATACTACAGTAGATGATGAATCAGACTCTGAAAGGGAGTCCCGAGAAGAGGATGATAATGTTAACGGTGGAGAATTATCCTCTCAAGCCTCTCTTGATACCACTCTTGGAGAATCATCGTCCTTTCTCACCTCTTTAGAATCCTCAGGatcggaaaaaaatattaatagtagtaGTAGCGATTCGAGTACTAGTTGTTCCAGCTCTGATGAAACTACATCTAGGGAACAGCTTCAGATTGATAATATAAGTATCAATAATTGCACTAGTACCTGTCCGGATCAAACTGCATCTAGAGAAGATCTTCCGATTAATAATACTAGCATATATACTCATACTAGTACATGTCTGGATGAAACTGCATCAATGGAAGATCTCCAGATTAACCCTACTAGTATCAATATTCATAACATTACTTGTACTAGTCCAGATCAAACTACATCAAGAGAAGATCGTCAGATTAATAATACTAGTATATATAATCATACCAGTACTTGTCTGGATGAAACTGCATCAATGGAAGATCTTCAGATTAACTCTACTAGTATCAATACTCATACAATTAGTAGTACTTTTTCGGATCAAACTGCATCAAAACAAGATCTTCCTATTAATAATACTAGTATCTATACTCATACTAGTACCACTTTGGAGGAAACTACATGTGGGGAAGATGGTACGATGGAAAACAATATAGAAATGCTTAGTGTCGAAgcagaagaaaaagaaacaggaGACGACATAGTAGTAGCGACAGAAACTCAATGTGATAATAATGTGGAGAAGAATGAGATTCAAGTCGTTGTCTCAAAGGACGTTGGAGCAAATCAAGTTAATGTATCTGGATCGTTCCTTCTCATGATGAAACATCAGGAAAAGGAAAACATGCGCTTCATTCATGAG tag
- the LOC121113814 gene encoding uncharacterized protein isoform X1: MSGRCEVAGCLGLKGTRLFTFPDEPKRRELWQSFCKRGEDIKRIQDPRICLRHFSDSAFQKVKRKSRFSCLNKDAVPSLFFGRDDTTVDDESDSERESREEDDNVNGGELSSQASLDTTLGESSSFLTSLESSGSEKNINSSSSDSSTSCSSSDETTSREQLQIDNISINNCTSTCPDQTASREDLPINNTSIYTHTSTCLDETASMEDLQINPTSINIHNITCTSPDQTTSREDRQINNTSIYNHTSTCLDETASMEDLQINSTSINTHTISSTFSDQTASKQDLPINNTSIYTHTSTTLEETTCGEDGTMENNIEMLSVEAEEKETGDDIVVATETQCDNNVEKNEIQVVVSKDVGANQVNVSGSFLLMMKHQEKENMRFIHEVNMLIKNKWLVREQIRVIRSQQRAYTKFPPSQTL; encoded by the coding sequence ATGTCAGGACGGTGCGAGGTAGCCGGATGTTTGGGACTTAAAGGAACTCGACTTTTTACTTTCCCGGATGAGCCAAAGAGGAGAGAGCTCTGGCAATCCTTTTGCAAGAGGGGAGAAGACATAAAAAGGATACAAGATCCTAGGATTTGCCTAAGACATTTTTCCGACTCTGCCTTTCAAAAGGTAAAAAGAAAGAGTCGATTCTCATGTCTGAATAAGGATGCAGTTCCGTCCCTTTTTTTCGGTCGTGATGATACTACAGTAGATGATGAATCAGACTCTGAAAGGGAGTCCCGAGAAGAGGATGATAATGTTAACGGTGGAGAATTATCCTCTCAAGCCTCTCTTGATACCACTCTTGGAGAATCATCGTCCTTTCTCACCTCTTTAGAATCCTCAGGatcggaaaaaaatattaatagtagtaGTAGCGATTCGAGTACTAGTTGTTCCAGCTCTGATGAAACTACATCTAGGGAACAGCTTCAGATTGATAATATAAGTATCAATAATTGCACTAGTACCTGTCCGGATCAAACTGCATCTAGAGAAGATCTTCCGATTAATAATACTAGCATATATACTCATACTAGTACATGTCTGGATGAAACTGCATCAATGGAAGATCTCCAGATTAACCCTACTAGTATCAATATTCATAACATTACTTGTACTAGTCCAGATCAAACTACATCAAGAGAAGATCGTCAGATTAATAATACTAGTATATATAATCATACCAGTACTTGTCTGGATGAAACTGCATCAATGGAAGATCTTCAGATTAACTCTACTAGTATCAATACTCATACAATTAGTAGTACTTTTTCGGATCAAACTGCATCAAAACAAGATCTTCCTATTAATAATACTAGTATCTATACTCATACTAGTACCACTTTGGAGGAAACTACATGTGGGGAAGATGGTACGATGGAAAACAATATAGAAATGCTTAGTGTCGAAgcagaagaaaaagaaacaggaGACGACATAGTAGTAGCGACAGAAACTCAATGTGATAATAATGTGGAGAAGAATGAGATTCAAGTCGTTGTCTCAAAGGACGTTGGAGCAAATCAAGTTAATGTATCTGGATCGTTCCTTCTCATGATGAAACATCAGGAAAAGGAAAACATGCGCTTCATTCATGAGGTGAAcatgcttataaaaaataaatggcttGTGAGAGAGCAAATCCGTGTGATTCGGTCTCAACAACGTGCTTATACCAAGTTCCCTCCTTCTCAAAccctttga
- the LOC121113812 gene encoding hexokinase HKDC1 — protein MDSPNLILSNKSRAKEIKNSLTKFVLSEEQVNKVRSVFHEKLELGMKHGLDKSCIQMENTFVPELLSGKEEGLYMAMDLGSSNFRIILIEMKEGRIVREDIEPYSIPEEKRYGKGEALFEFLAECCSNFIQDHIPQFEGELPLGFSFSFPMRQNSLDSGVLVTWTSRFNCSESVGRDAVQMLRDALKKFPKTINVSVIAILNDTTGTLVRGAYDDPNTAIGLIIGTGSNGAYFEKGENVIRWSKGSKTKHVIMDPEWGAFGDDGCIDFIKTEIDAEVDATSLIPKSFTYEKYYSGNFIGNVFRLILLNLCEKGFIFTSSSAVDVLKNSCLEAKDISTILGDQSIEGKEILVRVGLFNESSFKEDFAIMQYVAEILSERAALLVCIPCAEFLLRMDRASTTIAVTGSLYKYHPKLKSYMEKYLIRFAPKHPFKFMLSEDGSGKGAGLIAAIAHRLNKTLS, from the exons ATGGATTCTCCAAATTTGATATTGTCTAACAAAAGTCGAGCTAAAGAAATTAAGAACAGTTTAACAAAATTTGTGCTTAGTGAAGAACAAGTCAATAAAGTTCGCTCTGTATTTCATGAGAAGCTTGAACTTGGTATGAAACATGGATTAGACAAATCCTGCATTCAAATGGAAAATACCTTTGTACCAGAGTTGCTTAGTGGGAAAGAAGAGGGATTGTATATGGCTATGGATTTAGGATCATCTAATTTCAGAATTATTCTTATTGAAATGAAGGAAGGGCGCATCGTGAGAGAGGATATCGAACCCTATTCCATTccagaagaaaaaagatatggGAAGGGAGAAGCACTCTTTGAATTCCTGGCAGAATGTTGCTCCAACTTTATTCAGGATCATATACCTCAATTTGAAGGAGAACTTCCTCTTGGTTTCTCTTTTAGTTTCCCCATGAGACAGAATTCTCTCGATTCTGGGGTCCTGGTTACATGGACATCAAGGTTTAATTGCTCTGAAAGTGTCGGACGGGATGCAGTTCAGATGTTAAGagatgcattaaaaaaatttcctaaaacAATTAATGTATCTGttattgctattttaaatgatacaacAGGAACCCTTGTCCGTGGTGCATATGATGATCCTAATACAGCCATTGGATTAATTATAGGAACTGGATCAAATGGTGCTTATTTCGAGAAAGGGGAAAATGTTATTCGTTGGTCTAAGGGTAGTAAAACGAAGCATGTTATTATGGATCCAGAATGGGGAGCCTTTGGAGATGACGGATGTATAGACTTTATAAAGACAGAAATTGACGCGGAAGTTGATGCAACGTCTTTAATTCCAAAGAGCTTCACCtacgaaaaatattattctggaaattttattggaaatgtaTTTCGtcttattttacttaatttatgtGAAAAAGGCTTCATTTTTACCTCTAGTAGTGCCGTGGACGTCTTGAAAAATTCTTGTTTAGAGGCTAAGGACATTTCCACTATTTTAGGGGATCAAAGTATCGAAG GCAAAGAAATATTAGTTCGAGTTGGACTTTTCAATGAATCCTCATTCAAAGAAGACTTTGCAATCATGCAATATGTTGCAGAAATTCTCAGTGAAAGAGCTGCTCTTTTAGTTTGTATTCCCTGTGCGGAATTCTTACTCAGAATGGATAGAGCTTCAACGACCATTGCAGTGACTGGTTCCTTATACAAATATCATCCGAAGTTAAAATCATACATGGAAAAGTATTTGATTAGATTCGCTCCGAaacatccttttaaatttatgttaagtGAAGATGGAAGTGGAAAAGGTGCTGGACTCATTGCTGCGATTGCTCATAGATTGAATAAAACCTTATCATAA
- the LOC121113810 gene encoding uncharacterized protein, protein MGSEERLCLRWDDFELNFKNGFSQLRHDEELFDITLATASNQIKAHKVILSSCSPFFRSLIMSLSSHQHPLLYLSGINFKHLESLMSFMYKGEVHVGQEELDDFLKVAQELKIKGLCASTPDKMDRINAVSPLPKHKKTSTHSSSGVESIILKKETSIPSKTLVEDNEIEILSDVDQDIQSADNEMQSIEDSVNIINHDEGLSSSFECEDNKDFITYQDHESMKDSNFLMIPGVSDARSSLDDNEEYVRALNLEISKFVVDKDMNGNFRCKRCSYVSPRRDTIRAHIEAIHFITSGFKCNICQRTFKTRQSLKTHKLKYHKPGPVLFRKEQFNW, encoded by the exons atgggATCAGAAGAGCGGCTCTGCCTTCGGTGGGAtgattttgaattgaattttaaaaacgGATTCTCGCAACTCCGCCATGATGAAGAGCTATTCGACATCACTCTCGCCACTGCTTCCAATCAAATCAAGGCCCACAAAGTAATTTTGTCATCCTGTTCTCCTTTCTTCCGTTCGCTCATCATGTCTCTTTCGTCGCATCAACATCCTCTCCTCTACCTCAGCGGAATCAACTTTAAACATTTGGAGTCTCTTATGTCGTTTATGTATAAGGGAGAGGTTCATGTTGGTCAAGAAGAGCTGGATGATTTCCTTAAGGTAGCTCAAGAACTTAAAATAAAGGGTTTATGCGCTTCAACTCCGGATAAAATGGATCGGATTAATGCTGTGTCACCCTTGCCTAAGCATAAAAAAACCTCTACTCATTCCTCATCAGGGGTAGAGTCTATCatcttgaaaaaagaaacatctATTCCTTCTAAAACTCTCGTTGAAGATAACGAGATAGAAATTTTAAGTGATGTCGACCAGGATATTCAATCTGCCGACAATGAAATGCAGTCTATTGAAGATTctgttaatataattaatcatgatGAAGGCCTTTCCAGTTCATTTGAGTGTGAAGATAACAAGGATTTCATTACCTATCAAGATCATGAATCCATGAAAGATTCAAATTTCCTAATGATACCAGGAGTATCAGATGCTAGATCTTCCTTGGATGACAATGAAG AATACGTACGTGCTCTAAATCTTGAGATATCTAAATTTGTTGTAGATAAAGATATGAATGGTAATTTTCGATGTAAACGATGCAGCTATGTAAGTCCACGAAGAGACACAATTAGAGCACATATAGAGGCGATACATTTCATCACTAGTGGTTTCAAGTGTAACATATGTCAAAGAACATTTAAAACACGGCAGTCTCttaaaactcataaattaaaatatcataaaccAGGGCCTGTCCTTTTCCGAAAAGAACAATTTAATTGGTAG